From a single Rickettsia endosymbiont of Cantharis rufa genomic region:
- a CDS encoding IS3 family transposase produces the protein MSAMCKFMKVSRNGYYEWLNNLGCNRVKEGNELTNRIEIIFKEGRGNYGTRPIKKELSRQDITASRRRIARLIKEANLLCKTKRKFKAITDSNHNKQIAPNLLNREFTVYAANCYWVGDITYVPTGEGWLYLATVIDLFSRKIIGWSMSNNMRADLVNNALLMAIWQRKPAKGLIWHTDRGSQYCSDSHLKIIKQHGIKQSMGRKGNCLDNAVAESFFHTIKTELMYQYKFKTKEGAKYAIFEYIEVFYNRIRMYSANDYLSPVRYEEIQNCA, from the coding sequence ATTTCTGCTATGTGTAAATTTATGAAAGTATCACGTAATGGTTATTATGAATGGTTAAATAATCTTGGATGTAATAGGGTTAAAGAAGGTAATGAATTAACAAACAGAATTGAAATTATCTTTAAAGAAGGTAGAGGTAATTATGGAACTAGACCTATTAAAAAGGAACTATCACGGCAAGATATAACTGCTAGTAGGAGACGCATTGCAAGACTAATAAAAGAAGCTAATTTGCTATGTAAAACTAAACGTAAATTTAAAGCCATTACTGACTCTAATCATAATAAGCAAATTGCTCCTAATTTATTAAATAGAGAGTTTACAGTTTATGCTGCTAATTGTTATTGGGTTGGAGACATAACCTATGTGCCAACTGGTGAAGGCTGGCTATATTTAGCAACTGTTATTGATCTATTTTCTAGAAAAATTATAGGATGGTCTATGAGTAATAACATGAGAGCTGATTTGGTTAATAATGCTTTATTAATGGCAATATGGCAACGTAAACCAGCAAAAGGGCTTATTTGGCATACTGATAGAGGTAGTCAATATTGTTCTGATAGTCATTTAAAAATTATAAAACAACATGGTATCAAACAGAGTATGGGTCGTAAAGGAAATTGCTTGGATAATGCTGTTGCTGAAAGTTTCTTTCATACTATAAAAACAGAATTAATGTATCAATATAAATTTAAAACTAAGGAGGGAGCAAAATATGCCATATTTGAATATATAGAGGTATTTTATAACCGTATCAGAATGTATTCTGCTAACGATTATTTATCACCAGTAAGATATGAAGAGATACAAAATTGCGCTTAA
- a CDS encoding PD-(D/E)XK nuclease family transposase — translation MKLIDLLNALLKLSKGDKIVDLTYITTEQLPLFLDGKRSLFDLKVKDKTGRWCIIEIQCKMEKDYLNRTQLYGCYTCVSQIKKSMKHKDLLPVVIIATKVT, via the coding sequence GTGAAACTAATAGATTTACTTAATGCCCTCCTTAAATTATCGAAAGGAGATAAAATTGTAGATTTAACTTATATAACTACTGAACAACTACCTTTATTTCTTGACGGTAAAAGAAGCTTATTCGATCTAAAGGTTAAAGATAAAACCGGTAGATGGTGTATAATCGAGATACAGTGTAAAATGGAGAAAGATTATCTTAATAGAACGCAGCTTTACGGTTGTTATACCTGCGTTAGTCAAATTAAGAAAAGTATGAAGCATAAAGATTTATTGCCGGTAGTAATAATTGCTACTAAAGTAACATAA
- a CDS encoding lysophospholipid acyltransferase family protein gives MRKAFKKFLKHSKCLLSIITILLYWYLRFVYFTSRQKFIFYDNGNKEKFLNEQGVIFAFWHNMLALSPAMFIGLKDIYALISPHLDGKILNDLAGKFGCSVIVGSTNKNPIGALRNIIAKLSRGANIIITPDGPKGPVYKVNSGITEIAYKYNKKLIPIVSSTSRCFRLKSWDKLIIPLPFSTIKIIVGPPLELTNDKIQNHINLEKQLAGLAGSLKK, from the coding sequence ATGCGGAAAGCTTTTAAAAAATTTTTAAAACATAGTAAATGCTTACTTAGTATCATTACTATTTTACTATATTGGTATTTACGTTTTGTTTACTTTACTTCAAGGCAGAAATTTATATTTTACGATAACGGCAATAAGGAGAAATTCCTAAACGAACAAGGCGTAATCTTTGCATTTTGGCATAATATGCTTGCCTTAAGCCCAGCTATGTTTATAGGACTTAAAGATATCTATGCTTTAATATCACCACATTTAGACGGAAAAATTTTAAACGATTTAGCAGGTAAATTCGGTTGCAGCGTTATAGTCGGTTCCACTAATAAAAATCCAATTGGGGCTTTACGTAATATTATTGCGAAATTATCTCGAGGTGCAAATATAATTATTACACCTGACGGTCCTAAAGGTCCTGTATATAAAGTAAATAGCGGCATTACTGAAATTGCTTACAAATATAATAAAAAATTAATTCCTATAGTTAGCTCTACTTCTAGATGCTTTAGGTTAAAAAGTTGGGATAAATTAATAATACCACTACCGTTTAGTACTATTAAAATTATAGTTGGCCCACCTTTAGAACTCACAAATGATAAAATACAAAACCATATAAACCTTGAAAAACAATTAGCGGGCTTAGCAGGGAGCTTAAAGAAATGA
- a CDS encoding IS3 family transposase codes for MSAMCKFMKVSRNGYYEWLNNLGCNRVKEGNELTNRIEIIFKEGRGNYGTRPIKKELSRQDITASRRRIARLIKEANLLCKTKRKFKAITDSNHNKQIAPNLLNREFTVYAANCYWVGDITYVPTGEGWLYLATVIDLFSRKIIGWSMSNNMRADLVNNALLMAIWQRKPAKGLIWHTDRGSQYCSDSHLKIIKQHGIKQSMGRKGNCLDNAVAESFFHTIKTELMYQYKFKTKEEAKYAIFEYIEVFYNRIRMYSANDYLSPVRYEEIQNCA; via the coding sequence ATTTCTGCTATGTGTAAATTTATGAAAGTATCACGTAATGGTTATTATGAATGGTTAAATAATCTTGGATGTAATAGGGTTAAAGAAGGTAATGAATTAACAAACAGAATTGAAATTATCTTTAAAGAAGGTAGAGGTAATTATGGAACTAGACCTATTAAAAAGGAACTATCACGGCAAGATATAACTGCTAGTAGGAGACGCATTGCAAGACTAATAAAAGAAGCTAATTTGCTATGTAAAACTAAACGTAAATTTAAAGCCATTACTGACTCTAATCATAATAAGCAAATTGCTCCTAATTTATTAAATAGAGAGTTTACAGTTTATGCTGCTAATTGTTATTGGGTTGGAGACATAACCTATGTGCCAACTGGTGAAGGCTGGCTATATTTAGCAACTGTTATTGATCTATTTTCTAGAAAAATTATAGGATGGTCTATGAGTAATAACATGAGAGCTGATTTGGTTAATAATGCTTTATTAATGGCAATATGGCAACGTAAACCAGCAAAAGGGCTTATTTGGCATACTGATAGAGGTAGTCAATATTGTTCTGATAGTCATTTAAAAATTATAAAACAACATGGTATCAAACAGAGTATGGGTCGTAAAGGAAATTGCTTGGATAATGCTGTTGCTGAAAGTTTCTTTCATACTATAAAAACAGAATTAATGTATCAATATAAATTTAAAACTAAGGAGGAAGCAAAATATGCCATATTTGAATATATAGAGGTATTTTATAACCGTATCAGAATGTATTCTGCTAACGATTATTTATCACCAGTAAGATATGAAGAGATACAAAATTGCGCTTAA
- a CDS encoding BolA family transcriptional regulator, producing MAISAEELEKILKESFPNSIIKITDLVGGQDHYALEISDVQFNGLSLINQHKLVKNALSEILSKKLHAITIKTIAIPEK from the coding sequence ATGGCAATATCTGCAGAAGAGTTAGAAAAAATACTTAAAGAATCTTTTCCAAACAGTATAATAAAAATTACTGATTTAGTAGGAGGTCAAGACCACTATGCCTTAGAAATATCAGATGTTCAATTTAATGGACTTTCTTTAATTAATCAACATAAATTAGTAAAAAACGCCCTGTCTGAAATATTAAGTAAGAAACTACATGCAATTACCATAAAAACTATCGCAATTCCCGAAAAATAA
- a CDS encoding amino acid ABC transporter ATP-binding protein has protein sequence MIILEKVCKRYGKNYAIKNIDLSFTTKETTVIIGPSGSGKTTLLRILNNLEEPSSGTFLVEGKKLPPKDGRKLRLKVGMVFQNFNLFPHLTVGKNLIYTPVNVLKLSKEQAISMAKELLVKFKLTQKFDSYPASLSGGQKQRIAIARALMMKPEILLFDEPTSALDPENIKDVIENINLLKDKMSMVVVTHHLKFAKLIADHVIFMDQGQILANQPARDFFSKPASHRARLFLENIGDLM, from the coding sequence ATGATTATTTTAGAAAAAGTATGCAAGCGTTACGGCAAAAATTACGCAATTAAGAATATTGATCTAAGTTTTACTACCAAAGAAACTACTGTAATAATTGGTCCTTCGGGAAGCGGTAAGACTACTCTACTTAGAATTTTGAATAATTTGGAAGAACCAAGTAGCGGCACTTTTTTGGTAGAAGGGAAGAAACTACCACCTAAAGACGGAAGAAAACTTCGCTTAAAAGTAGGGATGGTGTTTCAAAATTTTAATCTCTTTCCTCATTTAACGGTAGGAAAAAACCTAATTTATACGCCCGTAAATGTTTTAAAATTGTCAAAAGAGCAAGCAATTTCTATGGCAAAAGAGCTACTTGTGAAATTTAAGCTAACGCAAAAATTTGATTCATACCCAGCGAGTTTATCCGGGGGGCAAAAACAACGTATAGCGATAGCAAGAGCCTTAATGATGAAGCCAGAAATTTTGTTATTTGATGAACCAACGTCAGCACTCGATCCCGAAAATATTAAAGATGTTATAGAAAATATAAATTTATTAAAAGATAAAATGAGTATGGTAGTAGTCACGCACCATTTAAAATTTGCAAAATTAATAGCGGATCATGTTATTTTTATGGATCAAGGGCAGATTTTAGCAAATCAGCCTGCAAGGGATTTTTTTAGTAAACCGGCATCACATAGGGCTAGGTTGTTTTTAGAGAATATAGGTGATTTAATGTGA
- a CDS encoding IS1-like element transposase, with protein MSINGSGVRDTVRVLKVGINTVIRVLKKSSVKKDKSFYQYDRSNYCS; from the coding sequence ATGTCAATCAATGGCTCTGGAGTTAGGGATACAGTAAGAGTATTAAAAGTGGGTATCAATACGGTTATCCGTGTTTTAAAAAAATCTAGCGTTAAAAAAGATAAATCATTCTATCAATACGATAGAAGTAATTATTGCTCCTGA
- the rsfS gene encoding ribosome silencing factor has translation MKKEVEELKLFILECLSNKKAENIEVIDLTGKHKLADYIIFASGRSTKNVGAIAEYVALELKNNAGINSNIEGLGKSEWVLIDAGTILINIFYPEAREHFKLEEIWKK, from the coding sequence ATGAAAAAAGAAGTCGAAGAATTAAAATTATTTATCTTAGAATGTTTGAGTAATAAAAAAGCAGAAAATATTGAGGTAATTGATTTAACAGGAAAACATAAATTAGCCGATTATATTATATTCGCTAGCGGCCGTTCTACTAAAAATGTTGGAGCAATCGCTGAATATGTAGCTTTAGAATTAAAAAATAATGCCGGTATAAATAGTAATATTGAGGGACTTGGTAAATCAGAATGGGTTCTAATAGATGCAGGTACTATTTTAATTAATATTTTTTATCCGGAAGCACGAGAACACTTTAAGCTAGAAGAAATTTGGAAAAAATGA
- a CDS encoding IS1-like element transposase: MSINGSGVRDTVRVLKVGINTVIRVLKKI, encoded by the coding sequence ATGTCAATCAATGGCTCTGGAGTTAGGGATACAGTAAGAGTATTAAAAGTGGGTATCAATACGGTTATCCGTGTTTTAAAAAAAATCTAG
- a CDS encoding SH3 domain-containing protein has translation MIKILITLIILTLSTTTNADNKKLPIPRFVSIKSNEVNTRSGPIAKSAIEWVFIKKGEPVEIITEYEQWRQVRDINGEGGWIHSSVLSGKRSVVITSDKEIELTKSADPKSRVIAKLMPKVRCVLKKCKEQFCQITCKDYTGWISKKVIWGVYDDNDRY, from the coding sequence ATGATTAAAATTCTTATTACTTTAATTATATTAACACTATCAACAACTACTAATGCTGATAATAAAAAATTACCTATTCCAAGATTCGTTTCAATAAAATCTAATGAAGTAAATACAAGGAGCGGACCAATCGCTAAATCTGCCATAGAGTGGGTTTTTATTAAAAAAGGTGAGCCGGTAGAAATAATTACCGAGTATGAGCAATGGCGGCAAGTACGTGACATTAATGGCGAAGGTGGCTGGATACATTCGAGCGTTTTATCAGGAAAAAGATCGGTTGTTATTACCTCTGATAAGGAAATAGAGCTTACCAAATCCGCTGATCCTAAAAGCCGAGTTATAGCAAAATTAATGCCCAAGGTTCGCTGCGTTTTAAAAAAATGCAAAGAACAATTCTGCCAAATTACATGTAAGGATTACACCGGTTGGATTTCCAAGAAAGTAATCTGGGGAGTATACGATGATAATGATAGGTATTAA
- a CDS encoding transposase: protein MPDIEPKIYPAEFKESAIRLTIESKQPFAQAARELGITKYSLYNWVNKHSKLKEVMRYEEHLYDELRRLKKN from the coding sequence ATGCCGGATATAGAGCCAAAGATATATCCAGCTGAATTTAAAGAATCAGCGATTAGATTAACTATTGAGTCTAAGCAACCTTTTGCTCAAGCAGCTAGAGAACTAGGAATTACGAAGTATAGTCTATATAATTGGGTTAATAAACATTCAAAACTCAAGGAAGTAATGAGATATGAAGAACATCTGTATGATGAATTAAGGAGATTGAAGAAGAACTAG
- a CDS encoding YqgE/AlgH family protein, with protein sequence MSDKIFHNLSGKTLVATPHVITKGIYHKSLIYMLSHTEEGAIGLIFNRLVNHIDLKSFFKIKNDETTDPVMVPIYLGGPVEHEKGFFLHSTDYDKNLLLDFHNDLAVSSNVEISEDIVFGKGPKNSLFIIGYTAWKPGQLEEELEKNLWLIMDCNKEFIFANNPENKWHSALKYLGIDEMHFSLQTGNA encoded by the coding sequence ATGAGTGATAAAATTTTTCATAACCTATCCGGTAAGACTCTAGTTGCTACGCCGCATGTAATTACAAAGGGCATTTATCATAAATCCTTAATTTATATGTTATCACATACGGAAGAAGGAGCGATAGGATTAATATTTAACCGCTTGGTGAATCATATAGATTTAAAATCGTTTTTTAAAATAAAAAATGACGAAACAACAGACCCTGTTATGGTTCCTATATATCTCGGCGGTCCTGTGGAACATGAAAAAGGGTTTTTTCTTCATTCTACCGATTATGATAAAAATTTGTTGTTGGATTTCCATAATGATTTAGCAGTAAGTTCTAATGTAGAAATTTCGGAAGATATAGTTTTCGGCAAAGGGCCTAAAAATAGTTTATTCATTATTGGTTATACCGCATGGAAACCAGGGCAGCTTGAAGAAGAATTAGAAAAAAATCTGTGGCTGATTATGGATTGCAATAAAGAATTTATTTTTGCCAATAATCCGGAAAATAAATGGCATAGTGCTTTAAAGTATTTAGGTATTGATGAGATGCATTTTTCTCTGCAAACAGGAAATGCTTAG
- a CDS encoding transposase — protein MPDIEPKIYPAEFKESAIRLAIESKQPFAQAARELAITKYSLYNWVNKHSKLKEVMRYEEHLYDELRRLKKN, from the coding sequence ATGCCGGATATAGAGCCAAAGATATATCCAGCTGAATTTAAAGAATCAGCGATTAGATTAGCTATTGAGTCTAAGCAACCTTTTGCTCAAGCAGCTAGAGAACTAGCAATTACGAAGTATAGTCTATATAATTGGGTTAATAAACATTCAAAACTCAAGGAAGTAATGAGATATGAAGAACATCTGTATGATGAATTAAGGAGATTGAAGAAGAACTAG
- a CDS encoding pyridoxal phosphate-dependent aminotransferase, with product MSIISTRLNSIKPSPTLAVVKKTLELKRAGIDIIALGAGEPDFDTPDNIKEAAIKAIKDGFTKYTNVEGMPLLKQAIKDKFKRENNIDYELDEIIVSAGGKQVIYNLFTASLDKGDEVIIPTPYWVSYPDMVALSTGTPVFVNCGIENNFKLSAEALERSITDKTKWLIINSPSNPTGASYNLEELESIAKILRKYPHVNVMSDDIYEHITFDSFKFYTLAQIAPDLKERIFTVNGVSKAYSMTGWRIGYGVGSKALIKAMTIIQSQSTSNPCSISQMAAIEALNGPQDYIGPSALNFQKKRDLALSILKRVKYFECYKPEGAFYLFVKCDKIFGHKAIAGKIIADGNDFVEYLLEEAKVAVVPGIAFGLEGYFRISYATSMEELEEACIRIERACNA from the coding sequence ATGTCAATTATTTCTACAAGGCTAAATTCTATAAAGCCGTCACCGACTCTTGCAGTCGTTAAAAAAACTCTTGAACTTAAAAGAGCGGGGATTGATATCATTGCACTCGGTGCAGGTGAGCCTGATTTTGATACGCCTGATAATATCAAAGAAGCAGCAATCAAAGCTATTAAAGACGGTTTTACCAAATATACTAACGTTGAGGGGATGCCGCTTTTAAAGCAAGCAATAAAAGACAAATTCAAACGTGAAAATAATATAGATTATGAACTTGATGAAATAATAGTAAGTGCCGGCGGTAAGCAAGTTATATATAATCTATTTACGGCATCTTTAGATAAAGGGGATGAGGTAATTATTCCGACACCCTATTGGGTTTCATATCCTGATATGGTTGCACTTAGCACAGGAACACCTGTTTTTGTAAATTGCGGGATTGAAAATAATTTTAAATTAAGTGCGGAAGCTTTAGAACGTTCAATTACAGATAAAACTAAGTGGCTTATTATTAACTCTCCTAGTAACCCGACAGGCGCAAGCTATAACCTTGAAGAACTAGAAAGTATTGCTAAAATTTTAAGAAAATATCCGCATGTAAACGTAATGTCCGATGATATTTACGAGCATATTACTTTTGATAGTTTTAAATTTTATACATTAGCCCAAATAGCACCCGATTTAAAAGAAAGAATATTTACCGTAAACGGAGTATCGAAAGCTTATTCTATGACGGGGTGGCGTATAGGCTACGGTGTGGGTTCAAAAGCTTTGATTAAGGCAATGACTATTATCCAATCGCAAAGCACCTCAAACCCTTGTTCAATAAGTCAAATGGCTGCTATTGAAGCATTAAACGGTCCTCAAGATTATATAGGACCTAGTGCTCTAAATTTTCAGAAAAAGCGTGACCTTGCTTTATCAATTTTGAAAAGAGTAAAATATTTTGAGTGCTATAAGCCGGAAGGTGCCTTTTACTTATTTGTTAAATGCGATAAAATATTTGGCCATAAGGCTATAGCAGGAAAAATTATTGCAGATGGTAATGATTTTGTCGAATATTTACTTGAAGAGGCAAAAGTTGCAGTAGTACCCGGTATTGCTTTCGGCTTAGAGGGATATTTTAGAATTTCTTATGCTACTTCTATGGAGGAGCTAGAAGAGGCTTGTATTAGGATTGAGCGGGCGTGTAATGCTTAA
- a CDS encoding monovalent cation:proton antiporter-2 (CPA2) family protein, with protein sequence MNDHILINVIILLGTAVFIVAILKRLRLSPVLGYLIAGAAIGDHGLKIVTYDQTKLLGELGVVFLLFAIGLELSFERLKAMRRYVFGLGSLQVLTTTLVIAGAMVLIDGNSSAAIITGGGLALSSTALVMQVIEENRSQSTQIGRISLAILLLQDLAVVPLLVIVPLLADSNKASLATALGIALLKAVIALLTIFIVGRVLLRPVFSFISSESNNANELPIAMTLLIVLSAAWATETFGLSLALGAFVAGVLVAETEFRLQAEESIYPFKNLFLGLFFMTVGMNIDALEMYEKISHILTLSIALIGIKTLIITAFCILFGFNKGVAFYSGLLLSQGGEFGFILFSLGKDSGVLEESTANILLLVVTFTMALTPLLAALGKKITEKVDKGLGKTPTQMIELGARDLANHIIIAGLGNTGKMVARVLEAEGVSYVILDLDDDRVKEELSNGLPVFKGDVSQADTLKALGTERAFAIILTMNNQVTIKKSLKTISGNYQDIPVVVKLKNLKNSREFYDLGATTIIPESYETGLQIGGIVLKHIGISEQEINRIKLQFRLGNYVIAKKEDALSEAEDND encoded by the coding sequence ATGAACGATCATATTCTTATTAACGTTATAATTTTACTCGGTACTGCGGTTTTTATCGTTGCCATACTTAAGCGTCTTAGATTAAGTCCGGTACTTGGTTATTTAATTGCGGGAGCCGCAATAGGTGATCACGGTTTAAAAATCGTAACATACGATCAAACTAAGTTACTAGGTGAACTTGGTGTAGTATTTTTATTATTTGCTATAGGACTTGAGTTATCTTTTGAGCGATTAAAAGCTATGAGGCGATATGTCTTTGGCCTCGGTAGTTTGCAAGTTTTAACAACTACTCTAGTAATTGCCGGTGCAATGGTACTTATAGACGGCAATAGTAGTGCGGCTATTATTACCGGCGGCGGTCTTGCTCTTTCATCTACGGCACTTGTTATGCAGGTTATTGAGGAAAATCGTAGTCAATCAACGCAAATAGGAAGAATTTCGTTGGCTATTCTTTTATTGCAAGATTTGGCCGTAGTGCCATTGCTTGTGATAGTTCCGCTACTTGCCGATAGCAATAAAGCCTCTCTTGCAACAGCTCTCGGTATTGCACTCTTAAAAGCTGTAATAGCTTTACTTACAATATTTATTGTCGGCCGTGTTTTACTTCGTCCTGTATTTTCATTCATTTCATCAGAAAGTAATAATGCAAACGAGCTACCTATTGCGATGACTTTGTTAATAGTGCTTTCTGCTGCTTGGGCTACCGAAACATTTGGTTTATCTCTAGCTCTTGGGGCTTTTGTTGCCGGAGTGTTAGTTGCAGAAACTGAATTTAGATTGCAGGCAGAAGAAAGTATTTATCCTTTCAAAAATTTGTTTTTAGGATTATTTTTCATGACCGTCGGTATGAATATCGACGCATTAGAAATGTACGAAAAAATATCTCATATTCTTACTTTATCTATTGCTTTAATAGGTATAAAAACTTTAATCATAACGGCTTTTTGTATTTTATTCGGTTTTAATAAAGGAGTTGCTTTTTATTCAGGCTTGTTATTATCGCAAGGCGGAGAGTTTGGTTTTATATTATTCAGTTTAGGTAAAGATAGCGGAGTATTGGAGGAAAGTACTGCCAATATATTATTACTCGTAGTTACTTTTACTATGGCACTTACTCCGTTACTCGCAGCTTTAGGGAAAAAGATTACCGAGAAAGTTGATAAAGGACTTGGTAAAACTCCGACTCAAATGATTGAGCTTGGTGCAAGAGATTTAGCAAACCATATTATTATTGCTGGCCTTGGTAATACCGGTAAAATGGTAGCAAGAGTTTTAGAAGCAGAGGGTGTAAGTTACGTAATACTTGATTTAGATGATGATAGAGTTAAAGAAGAGCTATCAAACGGTTTGCCGGTTTTTAAAGGTGACGTATCGCAAGCCGATACTCTAAAGGCGTTAGGTACGGAAAGAGCATTCGCTATAATACTTACTATGAATAACCAAGTAACTATCAAGAAATCGCTTAAAACAATTAGCGGTAATTATCAGGATATACCGGTTGTCGTTAAGTTAAAAAATTTAAAAAATTCTAGGGAGTTTTATGATTTAGGTGCCACAACCATTATTCCGGAAAGCTATGAGACGGGATTGCAAATCGGCGGAATAGTCTTAAAACATATAGGTATTAGTGAGCAGGAAATTAATAGAATAAAACTACAATTTAGGCTTGGTAATTATGTAATAGCAAAAAAAGAGGATGCTTTATCTGAAGCGGAAGATAATGATTAA
- a CDS encoding MBL fold metallo-hydrolase, whose translation MLQITILGCGSSIGVPVIGCSCCVCLSNSKYNKRTRSAIYINDENSQILVDFGYDIKYQLVREKINKLDCAILTHDHSDHVNGIEDLRVFSFISKKPLEIYTNHNTVAKLHKKFDYLFKPASVIPWQVLATKSIDFFDKIKINTIDVQFFRQNHGPVDSLGLRIGDFVYSPDVSNFPPESEKFLKDVKIWILDCMDYTSNKNHAGLNKVLEWQEKYKPEQILLTNMRHTIDYHEITKMLPSNVKPLYDGYKFTV comes from the coding sequence ATGTTACAAATAACAATACTTGGGTGCGGATCGTCAATAGGTGTACCGGTTATAGGGTGCAGTTGCTGCGTATGTCTCTCAAATTCAAAGTACAATAAAAGGACTAGATCAGCAATATATATTAACGATGAAAATAGTCAAATATTAGTTGATTTCGGTTATGATATTAAATATCAACTAGTAAGAGAGAAAATAAACAAGCTTGATTGTGCTATATTAACTCATGATCATTCCGATCATGTTAACGGCATTGAGGATTTGCGAGTATTTTCGTTTATTTCAAAAAAGCCGTTAGAAATTTATACCAATCATAATACTGTGGCAAAGCTACACAAGAAATTTGATTATTTATTTAAGCCGGCTTCAGTCATACCTTGGCAAGTGCTAGCTACTAAATCTATCGATTTTTTTGATAAAATTAAAATTAATACTATTGATGTACAGTTCTTTAGACAAAATCATGGTCCTGTTGATAGTTTAGGCTTGCGGATAGGCGACTTTGTCTACTCACCCGATGTAAGCAATTTTCCGCCTGAGTCAGAAAAATTTTTAAAAGATGTAAAAATATGGATATTGGATTGTATGGATTATACCTCAAACAAAAATCACGCTGGACTTAATAAGGTATTAGAGTGGCAAGAAAAATATAAACCAGAGCAGATATTATTAACCAATATGAGACACACGATAGATTATCATGAAATTACGAAAATGCTCCCAAGTAACGTTAAGCCGCTCTATGACGGCTATAAATTTACAGTTTAG
- a CDS encoding CvpA family protein, whose product MITFFDITIFAIITIFSFFGLYQGIIGFSTRILGFITSIMLAYFLYPYISGLIGKYMDNEVIKIIIAGVISYVISLILCVFIVYKFLAIISFMRNGFIDRFLGLLAGLAVGIAISVVLFFITMIFTSENYFKSKSLKDFVISSKQGKYGDVLKVSVTTDYLDELSKNIIIIIPNETLKSIEIFENKDLNNFKNSFRKPNDSNDDEDIFSQELQDELSNIDDE is encoded by the coding sequence ATGATCACATTTTTCGATATTACTATTTTTGCTATTATTACTATTTTCTCATTTTTTGGATTATACCAAGGCATAATCGGGTTTTCAACTAGAATACTTGGTTTTATTACTTCGATAATGTTAGCATATTTCTTATATCCATATATTTCAGGGTTAATCGGGAAATATATGGATAATGAGGTTATAAAAATAATTATCGCCGGTGTTATATCCTATGTTATCTCTTTAATTCTATGTGTTTTTATTGTTTATAAATTTCTTGCTATAATTTCGTTTATGAGAAACGGTTTTATTGATAGATTCTTAGGGCTGCTGGCAGGTCTTGCCGTAGGTATTGCTATCTCGGTAGTACTGTTTTTTATAACGATGATCTTTACTTCCGAAAACTATTTTAAAAGTAAATCTTTAAAAGATTTTGTAATAAGTAGCAAACAGGGCAAATATGGAGATGTGTTAAAAGTTTCCGTCACCACTGATTATTTAGATGAATTAAGTAAAAATATTATAATTATAATTCCAAATGAGACTTTAAAATCTATTGAAATATTTGAAAATAAAGACCTAAATAATTTCAAAAACTCTTTCAGGAAACCAAATGATTCTAACGATGATGAGGATATATTTTCTCAAGAATTACAAGATGAGCTTTCTAATATAGATGATGAGTAA